The following DNA comes from Dysgonomonadaceae bacterium PH5-43.
GTCGCCGATTCGTCGTGTACTATTCCCTTTAGCTTACGTTTATAAGCTGGAGATATAGGAATAACCAATCGTCCGTCTCGCATAGTTGGCGATACGTCTTTATCGACAAACCCTTCCGATTGTGCCGAACGCAATATAATGTTTAAGGTTTTTGAAATCCCATTAACCGTTTGGTTTAGTTGCCGACGAATATTGCTAAGTTCGGGAGTAGCATTATCTTTTATCTTTCCAAACTTATCAAGAATAGCATCAATGTTTCTTATTAATTGAGGAAAAGAAGATACATCTTCGGCCAATTCTTTGAGAAAAGGGTAGGAGTCGTTATCTTCTTTATTAAAGAAATGCACTATCTCATTGATAGTTTCGAGCGAACGCCGAATGTCGAACAGTTCGCGCTCAACAAGATAAGTGCCTTCTACTCGAATTTTTTTAAGAGAAGGTCGTACATCGAAGAAGTAATTTACCGGGAATGCATCTTCTTCTCTTATTATGCGTACAAATTCATCGGTTTGTTTTAGCTGCTTTTGTACATAATCGTATGTTTTGGAGAAAACCATTTCTTCTACTCTATCTTTTCCTAAAGTAGATAAACATCGATTAACTACTAAAAGTCTTATTTTATCAAATCCAAGTTTATTTTCAAGTGAGTTCATAAATTTAATTAGCCTCGTCCTGCTCTCAAAGCTGCGAGATTAGCCTCGACTACAGCTTCGCCTTTACGACTAAAAATATCTCTTATGCCATTTTCAAGCTTTTCAAAAGCGATATTAATATAAGGCGATGCAGCACCAAGCAATACTATATTGCTCGAACGAGCCGAACCTAAATCTTTGGCTATTTTATCTACATCTATTATTATTTTATTAGGAAGCGCATTGTAAGCTTCCATTAATTTATCAAAATCTGGATAGTTAGGAATATTCTCAAACGGTGTTGAATTAGTTACCACCCAACCATCTTTCTTTAAGTATTGTAAGTAACGCAAAGCTTCCATTGGTTCTAAAGAGATAATAATATCTACACAACCAAGAGGTATAAGATCAGAAGCTATTGGCTTGTCGCTGATACGTAGATGCGATTGCACATCTCCGCCTCTTTGACTCATACCGTGTACTTCTGCCTGTTTCATATAAAGACCATCTTCAAGAGCTGCCTCTCCTATAACTGCGGCAACAGAAAGTATTCCTTGTCCGCCTACACCTGCTAATATTATGTCTGTTTTCATTTCTTTTTTGCTTTACGTTTTAGGGTTTGAATACATTCTCTACAAGGAACTATTACCGACACACCTTTGTATTCTATTTCTTCTCTAATAATTTGTTTCATCTCTTCAAAGTTTTTCTTAAGAGGAACAAACGCACGAAGATGCTCTGGTGCTACGCCTATACCTTTGCAGATATTGTGAATGCGACCAGTAGCAGCCGAATCCTGACCTCCTGTCATTGCTGTTGTTTCATTGTCGGAAATAATTATTACTACATTTGCATTTGAGTTTACACAATCAAGTAAACCAGTCATACCCGAGTGAGTGAATGTAGAATCTCCTATTACTGCTATTGCAGGATATATACCTGCCTCAGAAGCTCCCTTTGCCATAGTTATCGAAGCTCCCATATCTATACAAGACTCAATAGCACGGAAAGGAGGAAGTGCTCCAAGTGTGTAGCATCCTATATCACTAAAAACTTTAGAGGTAGGGTATTCTTTAACCACTTCGTTAAGTGCTTCGTAAACATCACGGTGTCCGCAACCTGCGCATAGAGCAGGTGGACGATTTTCTACTACAGTAGGAATTTCGTAATGAGTAATAACATCTAAACCAAGAGCCTTACGAACTTTATCAGGATTGAGTTCTCCATCACGATTAAGCGTACCATCAAGACGACCACGTATTTTAAGCCCTTTACCAAGATAACCTTTCAACTGCTCTTCAACAACAGGGAAACCATCTTCAAGAACTAATATCTCATCACACTCTTCAGTCATCTTTAACAATTGCTTTTTAGGCAGTGGATATTGACTTATCTTTAATACAGGATTTTTAAACCCGTCAGGATAGTTTTCTTGCAAATAATTGAAAGCAATACCACACGCTACTATACCAAGTTTTTTGTCAGGAGCATCGAAGTATTTATTATAAGGTGAAGCCTCTGATTCGGCAAGAAACACATCTTGCATCTCAAGAAGTTTTTTATATTGTCGGCGAGCATTTACTGGCAATAATATATATTTAAGATGAGCATTCTCCTCAAGACTTATAGATTTTTGAGCCTTTACCTCGCGTCTTACAACTCCAGCACGAGAGTGTGCCATACGAGTAGTGATACGAAACAGAATAGGATAACCAAGTTTTTCCGACAGTTCGTAACCATCGTATATCATATCGTAAGCCTCTTGCTGGTTCGAAGGTTCAAAAATAGGAATCATTGCAAAATTACCATACACACGGTTGTCTTGTTCATTCTGAGATGAGTGCATAGAAGGGTCGTCGGCAGAAACTATAATCATACCTCCATTAATACCCGACATGGCAATATTCATAAAAGCATCGGCAGCCACATTAAGTCCAACGTGTTTCATACACGATAAAGTTCTTTTACCTGCATACGACATACCTAATGCGGTTTCTAATGCGGTTTTTTCATTTGCACACCAACGCGAGAAGATGTTTCTCTCTTTAGCTAAAGGTGAAGTTTGTATAAACTCAGTAATTTCAGTCGAGGGAGTACCTGGATAAGAATACACGCCTGATAAACCTGCATCTATAGCAGCCTGAGCAACAGCTTCATCTCCTAAAAATAATTGTTTCTTCATTTTATTTATTTTGTTTATATTCTTTACAATAGTTACTTAATCCACAAGATTCGCATTTAGGTCTTTTAGCTACACAAACATAACGCCCGTGTAAGATAAGCCAATGATGAGCTATAGCCCATAGATGCTTGGGGATATTCTTTGTTAATTCTTTTTCGGTTGCCGCTGGAGTTTTAGAGTTATTGGTAAGCCCTATTCTATTAGACACTCTAAACACGTGTGTGTCTACTGCTATAGCAGGAATGTCAAATACTATAGAGGCAATAACATTAGCCGTTTTCTGTCCTACTCCAGGCAATCGCATTAAATCCTTTATGTTAGATGGTAGCTGTCCATTAAATTCTTCCATTAACATCTTAGACATACCTACCAAATGTTTTGTCTTATTGTTTGGATAAGACACACTCTTTATATATTCATAAATAGCTTCGGGAGTTGCTGCTGCCATAACTTCGGGAGAAGGATAGGCTTCGAATAGAGCAGGAGTGACCAAATTTACTCTCTTATCGGTGCATTGTGCTGAAAGGATTACAGCCACCAATAACTGAAAAGGAGAGTTATAGTGTAACTCTGTTTCTGCAATAGGCATATTCGCCTGAAACCATTCTATTACCTTACTATATCTCTCCTTTTTAGTCATAAAAACATTACCCACTACAAGGGTAAACAATTATGTTGCCGACTCAAATTGTTTGAGGAAGCGAACATCGTTCTCGAAGAACATTCTTATATCTTTCACCTGATATCTTAGATTTGAGATACGTTCTATACCCATACCTAAAGCATATCCTGTGTACACTTTACTATCTATACCGCAATTTTCTAATACGTTAGGGTCTACCATACCGCAACCCATAATCTCTACCCAACCTGTGTGCTTACAGAAAGGACAGCCCTTGCCTCCACAAAGATTACAGCTAATATCCATCTCGGCACTTGGCTCAGTAAATGGGAAATAAGAAGGACGTAAACGTATCTTTGTTTCTGCCCCAAACATTTCCTTTGCAAAATACATCAATACTTTCTTCAAGTCAGTAAACGATACATTCTTATCAATATATAAAGCTTCTAATTGGTGGAATGCAGACAGCGTTCTGTACGACACAGCTTCATTTCTGTAAACTCTTCCCGGACACATAATACGAATTGGAGGTTCTGTAGTCTCCATTACTCGAGTTTGCACCGAAGATGTGTGAGTTCTAAGTAGTATATCAGCTCCGTGTTGCACAAAGAAAGTGTCTTGCATATCACGAGCTGGGTGGTCATCGGCAAAGTTAAGAGAAGAGAACACGTGCCAATCGTCTTCGATTTCAGGACCTTCGGCTATTGAGAAACCTAAGCGAGAGAATATATCTACTATTTGCTTTTGTACTACTGCCAATGGGTGACGAGTTCCTACATTATAAGGATAAGACGTACGAGTTAAATCAATATTATCGTCTGAAGTTTCTTTATTTTCCAACGATTCTTTCAATTCGTTTATCTTCTCTTGTGCTTGAGTTTTAAGAACATTAAGTTTCTGTCCTAATTCTTTTTTCTGTTCAGCAGCTACTTCTCTGAAGTCGTTCATCAAAGAAGACACAACACCTTTCTTGCTTAAATATTTAATTCTTAAAGCTTCTAACTCTTCTTGGCTATTTGCCTTCAAGTCTTTTACCTCAGCTAAAAGCGTTTCTATTCTATTTATCATAAGTCATTCTCTTTTTTTTGACCCACAAAGGTATAAAATATCTATAAGACTAATTGTTTCTTATTGAAAAAAATCTACTTTTGAAGTCCAAATTACGAAAGAACTGCATTACTGCAACATATTATATACTAAATTCTTGATGTCTTTCTGGTATCTCAATATCAAGGAAGCCCTTCTTCATAAGTTTTTTCTTAAATTCTTTTTGTACTTCATACTCTCCGTGAACAATAAAAAGGCGTTTAACTTTGCTCGGGTCTTGACAAGCTAAGTATTGACTTAAATCGTTGTAATCGGCGTGAGCACTCATAGAATCTATCTCCTTTATTTCGGCTTTAACATCGAATTGCTTTCCAAATATATTAACCGTTTCAGGACGATGTTTCAATCTTCCGCCTAAAGATTGAGGCTCGCAATAACCTATTAGCAGTATGGTGTTGCGCCAGTTTTCTATTCCGTTAGCGATATGATGCTTCACGCGACCAGCCTCAGCCATTCCCGAAGCCGAGATTATTACCATAGGCGAATAATTTGTGTTAAGAGCCTGCGACTCTCGCTTATCAGATATATACTCCAACCCCTTGAAATCAAAAGGATCACTATCTGTAAGCATTATCTTTTGAACGGTTTTATTGAAAGTTTCGGGGTGCTTCTTTACAATATGAGTAACCTTAGTAGACATCGGACTATCCAAATAATACTTTATATCGGGTAGTTTGTTTTTAAGTTCCAGTTCGTTAAGAGCGAAAAGTATTTCTTGAGTTCTGCCTACGCTAAAGGCAGGAATAATAAGCTTACCCTTCTTCTTAACGCAAGTCTCGTTAATATTTTTAAGTAAATCTTCGGCATAAGTATCCATCGGCGAATGCACTTTGTCGCCATAGGTCGACTCAATAACTACGTAATCGGCCTGTGGAAATTCTTTAGGCGACTGAAGAATCGGATCACTATAACGACCCACATCGCCACTGAAAGCGATTGTCGTTTTCTTGTTGTCTTCTTTAAGCGTAACGTATATAGTTGCACTTCCCAATATGTGACCAACATTAAAGAACTGGAAACTAATATTTTCGTCGTGCAATGTTTTCGTTTCGTAAGCTACGGGAACAAAAAGCTCAATAGTTTTCTCAACATCTTCTTCAGTATAGAGAGGTTCCAACAGTTCCTTGCCCTGCTCTAACCGTCTCTTGTTAAGAAAGTATATATCCTGCTTCTGTATATACGCCGAGTCTTTAAGAAGTACCTTGGCAACATCTATAGTTGGCTGCGTTGCATATATTTTACCCGTAAAGCCATCTTTTACCAGTCGGGGTAACAACCCAGAATGATCGACGTGGGCGTGCGAAAGTAAAACACAAGTAACGTCTTGAGCGTTAAAGCCAAAATCTTTATTCAAGGCTGGAGTTTGAGGTCCCATACCCTGATACATACCACAATCTAAAAGAACTTTCTTACCATTACTCAACGAGATAAGATGTTTACTACCTGTAACAGTTCTTGCTGCTCCGTGAAAAGATATCTTCATATTAGTGTATATTTAATTCATTGATGTAACAAAGTTAATAAACTAAAAGTTAAAACCTAAAAAGCAAAAGTTAAATTATTTCTTTTCAGATTAATTTCTCTACCTTTGCGAGTATATAAAAACAATTAAAGCAAAGATACCTATGTTTAACAAAGACGTTTATATTAAAAGACGAGAAGAATTAAAAAAATCTCTAGGCAGCGGATTAGTATTATTACTCGGTAACGGCGAAGCAGCCCTCAACTACCCAGGCAACACATATGCGTTCCGGCAAGACAGTAGCTTCACCTATTACGTAGGGCTAAACAGTCCCGACCTCGCCTACCTAATGGATATCGACAACAACACCGAATACCTATTTGGAGACGAACTAACAATCGACGACATTATATGGATGGGAAATC
Coding sequences within:
- a CDS encoding phenylalanyl-tRNA synthetase alpha chain (product_source=KO:K01889; cath_funfam=3.30.930.10; cog=COG0016; ko=KO:K01889; pfam=PF01409,PF02912; superfamily=46589,55681; tigrfam=TIGR00468), whose translation is MINRIETLLAEVKDLKANSQEELEALRIKYLSKKGVVSSLMNDFREVAAEQKKELGQKLNVLKTQAQEKINELKESLENKETSDDNIDLTRTSYPYNVGTRHPLAVVQKQIVDIFSRLGFSIAEGPEIEDDWHVFSSLNFADDHPARDMQDTFFVQHGADILLRTHTSSVQTRVMETTEPPIRIMCPGRVYRNEAVSYRTLSAFHQLEALYIDKNVSFTDLKKVLMYFAKEMFGAETKIRLRPSYFPFTEPSAEMDISCNLCGGKGCPFCKHTGWVEIMGCGMVDPNVLENCGIDSKVYTGYALGMGIERISNLRYQVKDIRMFFENDVRFLKQFESAT
- a CDS encoding endonuclease-3 (product_source=KO:K10773; cath_funfam=1.10.1670.10,1.10.340.30; cog=COG0177; ko=KO:K10773; pfam=PF00730,PF10576; smart=SM00478,SM00525; superfamily=48150; tigrfam=TIGR01083), whose amino-acid sequence is MTKKERYSKVIEWFQANMPIAETELHYNSPFQLLVAVILSAQCTDKRVNLVTPALFEAYPSPEVMAAATPEAIYEYIKSVSYPNNKTKHLVGMSKMLMEEFNGQLPSNIKDLMRLPGVGQKTANVIASIVFDIPAIAVDTHVFRVSNRIGLTNNSKTPAATEKELTKNIPKHLWAIAHHWLILHGRYVCVAKRPKCESCGLSNYCKEYKQNK
- a CDS encoding indolepyruvate ferredoxin oxidoreductase alpha subunit (product_source=KO:K00179; cath_funfam=3.40.50.970; cog=COG4231; ko=KO:K00179; pfam=PF01855,PF02775; superfamily=52518; tigrfam=TIGR03336); translated protein: MKKQLFLGDEAVAQAAIDAGLSGVYSYPGTPSTEITEFIQTSPLAKERNIFSRWCANEKTALETALGMSYAGKRTLSCMKHVGLNVAADAFMNIAMSGINGGMIIVSADDPSMHSSQNEQDNRVYGNFAMIPIFEPSNQQEAYDMIYDGYELSEKLGYPILFRITTRMAHSRAGVVRREVKAQKSISLEENAHLKYILLPVNARRQYKKLLEMQDVFLAESEASPYNKYFDAPDKKLGIVACGIAFNYLQENYPDGFKNPVLKISQYPLPKKQLLKMTEECDEILVLEDGFPVVEEQLKGYLGKGLKIRGRLDGTLNRDGELNPDKVRKALGLDVITHYEIPTVVENRPPALCAGCGHRDVYEALNEVVKEYPTSKVFSDIGCYTLGALPPFRAIESCIDMGASITMAKGASEAGIYPAIAVIGDSTFTHSGMTGLLDCVNSNANVVIIISDNETTAMTGGQDSAATGRIHNICKGIGVAPEHLRAFVPLKKNFEEMKQIIREEIEYKGVSVIVPCRECIQTLKRKAKKK
- a CDS encoding metallo-beta-lactamase family protein (product_source=KO:K07576; cath_funfam=3.60.15.10; cog=COG1236; ko=KO:K07576; pfam=PF07521,PF10996,PF16661; smart=SM00849,SM01027; superfamily=56281) yields the protein MKISFHGAARTVTGSKHLISLSNGKKVLLDCGMYQGMGPQTPALNKDFGFNAQDVTCVLLSHAHVDHSGLLPRLVKDGFTGKIYATQPTIDVAKVLLKDSAYIQKQDIYFLNKRRLEQGKELLEPLYTEEDVEKTIELFVPVAYETKTLHDENISFQFFNVGHILGSATIYVTLKEDNKKTTIAFSGDVGRYSDPILQSPKEFPQADYVVIESTYGDKVHSPMDTYAEDLLKNINETCVKKKGKLIIPAFSVGRTQEILFALNELELKNKLPDIKYYLDSPMSTKVTHIVKKHPETFNKTVQKIMLTDSDPFDFKGLEYISDKRESQALNTNYSPMVIISASGMAEAGRVKHHIANGIENWRNTILLIGYCEPQSLGGRLKHRPETVNIFGKQFDVKAEIKEIDSMSAHADYNDLSQYLACQDPSKVKRLFIVHGEYEVQKEFKKKLMKKGFLDIEIPERHQEFSI
- a CDS encoding indolepyruvate ferredoxin oxidoreductase beta subunit (product_source=KO:K00180; cath_funfam=3.40.920.10; cog=COG1014; ko=KO:K00180; pfam=PF01558; superfamily=53323; tigrfam=TIGR03334; transmembrane_helix_parts=Inside_1_4,TMhelix_5_27,Outside_28_187), with protein sequence MKTDIILAGVGGQGILSVAAVIGEAALEDGLYMKQAEVHGMSQRGGDVQSHLRISDKPIASDLIPLGCVDIIISLEPMEALRYLQYLKKDGWVVTNSTPFENIPNYPDFDKLMEAYNALPNKIIIDVDKIAKDLGSARSSNIVLLGAASPYINIAFEKLENGIRDIFSRKGEAVVEANLAALRAGRG